One region of Hydrogenobaculum sp. Y04AAS1 genomic DNA includes:
- a CDS encoding molybdopterin dinucleotide binding domain-containing protein: protein MIEHLSSKNFDKELIGHCIGCNCGCKFIAFVKDNKIIDVTGHPSDRLGMGSFCTKGIALVQELPFSDFRLKDVKTIDIDITNKDTAIYVDRFCTEEELQRAFSFTENIYSNMLYVENPKTIEIEHIPDKKVILNISEPSYYDVMLSRWIIDAKQKGAKLFSAGAIYTNMSFKANYKKLIPPSEFLSFLENIKNAFEKGYHEDEFINKFSLFSTKLSDTLIIIEDIYIRINRDFVLGFLKYMKEKHNIDYIITGDITHWPVRGIEGIDKHEVIINLGDMFRYIPDNQIENFSKMNIASISHMANMSVNLSRYYLPRKFFIEMDFTKKTAFLDVNSQKLFENENAYTLLDIIPQVDKNISHSPKQETITLQGYTLFMGHSVVDDIGHYSRWLHEIEPNQYVYINKTLADSIDITDGELLEITTEYGKAVLRVKISANIPENTFFISDGFDEYQPFYEGVRPGVLAIDKSFIPVIRYRKL from the coding sequence TTGATAGAGCATCTTAGTTCAAAAAACTTTGATAAAGAGCTAATAGGTCATTGTATAGGTTGTAACTGTGGTTGTAAGTTTATAGCTTTTGTTAAAGATAACAAAATAATTGACGTAACAGGACACCCTTCCGATAGGCTTGGAATGGGCAGTTTTTGCACAAAAGGCATAGCTCTTGTTCAAGAGCTTCCTTTTTCGGACTTTAGATTAAAAGATGTAAAAACTATTGATATAGATATAACAAATAAAGACACAGCTATATACGTAGATAGATTTTGTACAGAGGAAGAGCTTCAAAGGGCTTTTTCTTTTACAGAAAATATATATTCAAACATGCTTTACGTAGAAAATCCAAAAACTATAGAAATAGAACATATACCAGACAAAAAAGTCATATTAAACATATCAGAACCCTCTTATTACGATGTGATGCTATCAAGATGGATCATAGATGCCAAACAAAAAGGTGCTAAGCTCTTTAGCGCTGGTGCTATTTATACGAATATGAGTTTTAAAGCAAACTACAAAAAACTTATACCGCCTTCAGAGTTTTTAAGCTTTTTAGAAAATATAAAAAATGCTTTTGAAAAGGGATATCACGAAGATGAATTTATAAACAAGTTTTCGCTTTTTTCAACAAAACTAAGCGATACTCTTATAATAATAGAAGATATCTATATTAGAATAAATAGAGATTTTGTTTTGGGATTTTTAAAATATATGAAAGAAAAACATAACATAGATTATATCATCACCGGCGACATAACCCATTGGCCTGTGAGGGGAATAGAAGGAATAGATAAACATGAGGTTATTATAAACTTAGGGGATATGTTTAGATATATACCGGACAACCAAATAGAGAACTTTTCTAAAATGAATATAGCAAGTATCTCTCATATGGCAAACATGAGCGTAAACTTATCAAGATACTATCTTCCAAGAAAGTTTTTTATAGAGATGGATTTTACCAAAAAAACAGCGTTTTTAGATGTAAATAGTCAAAAGCTTTTTGAAAATGAAAACGCTTATACGCTTCTTGATATAATACCACAAGTAGATAAAAATATATCTCATAGCCCAAAACAAGAAACTATAACCTTACAAGGTTATACCCTTTTTATGGGACATAGTGTAGTAGATGATATTGGGCATTATTCAAGATGGCTTCACGAGATAGAACCAAACCAATACGTATATATAAACAAAACCCTTGCCGATAGTATAGATATAACTGATGGAGAGCTTTTAGAAATAACCACTGAGTATGGAAAAGCAGTCTTAAGGGTAAAAATATCTGCCAACATACCAGAAAACACATTTTTCATTTCAGATGGCTTTGATGAATATCAACCTTTCTACGAAGGTGTAAGACCCGGGGTGCTGGCTATTGACAAAAGTTTTATCCCAGTGATAAGATATAGGAAGTTATAA
- a CDS encoding enoyl-ACP reductase, with amino-acid sequence MILKGKKALIMGLANDKSIAYGIAKSFKREGADIAISYAGESVKKRVMPIAEELGTELVFECDVSKDQDIENLANNIKEAWNNIDIVVHSIAYAPKDEFKNGVIDTTRSGFNIAMDISVYSFIAVVRAFSNVMNEEGAFLTLSYYGAQKVVPHYNVMGIAKAALESATRYLAFDIAKKNQRVNCISAGPIKTLSAYSITGFHILMEHTVKVSPLGRHVTIEEVGDTAAFLCSEWARGITGQTIYVDSGYSIMGVSDKEEE; translated from the coding sequence ATGATATTAAAAGGTAAAAAAGCTCTTATAATGGGTTTAGCAAACGATAAGAGTATAGCCTATGGTATAGCTAAAAGCTTCAAAAGAGAAGGAGCTGATATAGCTATAAGCTACGCCGGTGAATCTGTGAAAAAAAGAGTGATGCCTATAGCAGAAGAACTTGGCACTGAGCTTGTTTTTGAATGCGATGTATCCAAAGACCAAGACATAGAAAACCTAGCAAACAACATAAAAGAAGCTTGGAACAACATAGACATAGTAGTGCATTCTATAGCCTATGCTCCAAAAGATGAGTTTAAAAACGGTGTCATAGATACCACAAGGTCTGGTTTTAACATAGCCATGGATATATCCGTTTATTCTTTCATAGCTGTGGTTAGGGCATTCTCAAACGTCATGAACGAAGAAGGGGCATTTTTGACGCTTTCTTACTACGGAGCCCAAAAGGTAGTACCTCATTACAACGTTATGGGTATAGCAAAAGCGGCTTTAGAAAGCGCCACAAGGTATTTAGCTTTTGATATAGCAAAGAAAAATCAAAGGGTAAATTGCATATCAGCAGGACCTATCAAAACACTATCTGCATATAGCATAACTGGTTTTCATATTCTAATGGAGCACACTGTTAAAGTAAGTCCCCTTGGAAGACATGTCACCATAGAAGAGGTAGGTGATACAGCTGCATTCTTATGCAGTGAATGGGCAAGGGGCATAACAGGACAAACCATATACGTAGATAGTGGTTATAGTATAATGGGTGTTTCCGATAAAGAAGAGGAGTAA
- a CDS encoding 2-amino-3,7-dideoxy-D-threo-hept-6-ulosonate synthase — translation MSIGKKIRLERIINRETQKTIIVPMDHGVSSGPIEGLVDMKKTIEAVSEGGANAVLMHKGLVKAGHRGSGKDIGLIIHLSASTDHSPTKNDKVLVCTVEEAIRLGADAVSIHVNIGAPMEREMLRDFGYVSKVCDEWGMPLLAMVYARGHEIKPQDQYDKTFVAHCARIGEELGADIVKVPYTGDVESFKEVVKGTHIPVVIAGGPKMKTEKDVLEMVEGAIKAGAAGLSIGRNIFQAKDPKKITRAMYMIVHEGKTAEEASKFLHS, via the coding sequence ATGAGTATCGGTAAAAAAATAAGACTTGAACGTATCATCAACAGAGAAACCCAAAAGACCATCATAGTACCGATGGATCATGGTGTAAGCTCAGGACCTATAGAGGGTCTTGTGGATATGAAAAAAACCATAGAGGCCGTATCAGAAGGTGGTGCCAATGCAGTTTTAATGCACAAAGGCCTTGTAAAAGCAGGACACAGGGGCTCTGGGAAAGACATAGGTCTTATAATACATCTTTCTGCTTCCACAGATCACTCACCTACAAAAAATGATAAGGTGCTAGTTTGCACAGTAGAAGAAGCTATAAGGCTTGGAGCGGATGCAGTGTCTATACACGTAAACATAGGGGCTCCAATGGAAAGAGAGATGCTAAGAGATTTTGGTTATGTGTCAAAAGTGTGCGATGAATGGGGTATGCCGCTTTTAGCGATGGTATACGCAAGAGGTCATGAGATAAAACCCCAAGACCAATACGATAAAACTTTTGTAGCCCACTGCGCAAGGATAGGAGAAGAGCTTGGGGCTGATATTGTAAAAGTCCCATATACCGGCGATGTAGAGTCTTTTAAAGAAGTGGTAAAAGGCACCCACATACCTGTGGTGATAGCAGGGGGACCCAAGATGAAAACCGAAAAAGATGTGCTTGAAATGGTGGAAGGGGCCATAAAAGCTGGAGCAGCTGGGCTTTCTATAGGAAGAAATATATTCCAAGCCAAAGACCCTAAAAAGATAACAAGGGCCATGTATATGATAGTACACGAAGGCAAAACTGCAGAAGAAGCATCTAAATTTTTACACTCATAA
- the glyS gene encoding glycine--tRNA ligase subunit beta: MNDILLELQTEELPSLFLLKANETLKDIVISFLKDKNIEKDKTISLFTTPRRIGILIENLPDHNKKEEILVIGPPYEACYKDGVPTKALEAFLKKNNASLEETFKYEKQGGVYIAIKKQTGGIPIEELFKEFPDFIIKSLNYKKMMRWDNSSMRFPRPIRGIALVLNDRPILPYKNTSKGHRFLSNEFVIEHAKAYEELLKKHYVIPTFKERKSIILDLVLSKAKELNVTPDYEEELIDEITNLVEYPYIVIGEFEKEFLSLPDIVIKTVLAHHQKFITTKKDGITNIFFGISNIEDKKGYIKNGYQKVVKARLRDAIFFYNEDLKKPFHFFVEELKGIMFHHKLGTLFDKTKRHIALGEYLDHQNSVLIRACELSLFDIATNMVKEFDELQGYMGMIYVKAKNEDEELSKALLEQYMPDKIEGIQSTKTGALLGIIVKSDNIVSLIAAGEIPKGTSDAYGIKRNIYGIIKTILDHELDINLEELFGKVFELLENKEKLLSYEEILSHIKNLFKTRLNTYFEEYPYDIVRAVLEVEDPLKVKDIKNKIELLSSNRDIVENIAKAYKRIRKILPKDFSPKDIKQELFESDLEKELYKILEDIKDKELSKELLEYIDHKKKIIDEFFDKILVMAENIDVRNNRLSLLYNIYKSLKQIADFEHVVIKEA, from the coding sequence ATGAACGATATTCTTTTAGAGCTTCAAACGGAAGAACTACCCTCTTTATTTTTACTAAAAGCCAACGAAACCTTAAAAGATATAGTAATAAGCTTTTTAAAAGATAAAAATATAGAAAAAGATAAAACTATCAGCTTATTTACAACCCCGAGAAGAATAGGTATTTTGATAGAAAATTTACCAGATCACAACAAAAAAGAAGAAATCCTTGTAATAGGTCCTCCTTATGAAGCCTGTTATAAAGACGGAGTTCCTACAAAAGCTTTAGAGGCTTTTTTAAAGAAAAATAACGCTTCTTTAGAAGAGACTTTCAAATACGAAAAACAAGGAGGAGTTTATATAGCCATAAAAAAACAAACCGGTGGTATACCAATAGAAGAGCTTTTTAAAGAGTTTCCAGATTTTATAATAAAATCTCTAAACTACAAAAAGATGATGAGATGGGACAACTCTTCTATGAGGTTTCCAAGACCCATAAGAGGTATAGCCCTTGTTTTAAACGACAGACCAATACTGCCTTATAAAAACACATCAAAAGGCCATAGGTTTTTATCCAATGAGTTTGTAATAGAACATGCAAAAGCCTACGAAGAGCTTTTAAAAAAGCATTACGTAATACCAACATTCAAAGAGCGTAAAAGCATCATATTAGATCTTGTCTTATCAAAAGCCAAAGAACTAAATGTTACACCAGATTACGAAGAGGAACTTATAGATGAAATCACAAACTTGGTAGAATACCCATATATTGTGATAGGGGAGTTTGAAAAAGAGTTTTTGAGTTTACCAGATATAGTTATAAAAACTGTGTTAGCTCATCATCAAAAGTTTATTACCACAAAAAAAGATGGCATTACAAACATATTTTTTGGTATATCAAACATAGAAGATAAAAAAGGTTATATAAAAAACGGTTATCAAAAAGTGGTAAAAGCAAGGTTAAGAGATGCCATATTTTTCTACAACGAGGATCTAAAAAAACCTTTTCATTTTTTCGTGGAAGAGCTAAAGGGTATTATGTTTCATCACAAGCTTGGAACACTGTTTGATAAAACCAAAAGGCATATAGCTTTGGGAGAGTATTTAGACCATCAAAACAGCGTACTAATAAGAGCCTGTGAACTTTCTTTGTTTGATATAGCTACAAACATGGTAAAAGAGTTTGACGAGCTTCAAGGCTATATGGGTATGATATATGTAAAAGCAAAAAACGAAGATGAAGAACTGTCAAAAGCCCTTTTAGAACAATATATGCCTGATAAAATAGAAGGTATTCAGTCTACCAAAACAGGGGCTTTGCTTGGTATCATAGTAAAATCAGACAACATAGTATCCCTTATTGCCGCTGGTGAAATTCCAAAAGGTACATCGGATGCTTACGGTATAAAAAGAAACATATACGGTATTATAAAAACTATTTTAGATCATGAACTTGATATAAATTTAGAAGAGCTTTTTGGAAAAGTTTTTGAGCTTTTAGAAAACAAAGAAAAGCTTCTTAGCTACGAAGAGATTTTATCTCACATCAAAAACCTTTTCAAAACAAGACTAAACACTTACTTTGAAGAATATCCTTACGACATAGTAAGAGCTGTTTTGGAGGTAGAAGACCCTCTTAAGGTAAAAGATATAAAAAACAAAATAGAGCTTTTATCTTCCAACCGAGATATTGTAGAAAACATAGCAAAAGCCTACAAAAGGATAAGAAAAATACTACCAAAAGACTTTAGCCCAAAGGATATAAAACAAGAGCTTTTTGAAAGCGACTTAGAAAAAGAGCTTTACAAGATATTAGAAGATATAAAAGACAAAGAACTCTCAAAAGAGCTATTGGAATACATAGACCACAAGAAAAAGATAATAGATGAATTTTTTGATAAAATACTTGTTATGGCTGAAAATATAGATGTTAGAAACAACAGACTTAGCTTACTTTACAATATCTATAAAAGCCTAAAACAGATAGCAGATTTTGAACACGTTGTTATAAAGGAGGCATAA
- a CDS encoding glycine--tRNA ligase subunit alpha: MYFQDIILNLQDFWSKNGCAIMQGYDIEVGAGTMNPATFLRVLGKKPFSGAYVEPSRRPKDGRYGENPNRLQHYFQFQVILKPAKEDSQELYLKSLETLGIDQNLHDIRFVEDDWESPTLGAWGLGWEVWLDGMEITQFTYFQQAGDIDLDLIACEITYGLERIAMYLQNVDNVFDLKWNKYLTYKDIYFEFEKEWSIYNFEKSNQDRLFKLFEIYEQEAKSLIEEKLVYPAYDYILKCSHTFNLLDARGAISVQERTNYIKRIKQMASLVASLYIEKENSL; this comes from the coding sequence GTGTATTTTCAGGATATAATACTTAATCTTCAGGATTTTTGGTCTAAAAATGGATGCGCCATAATGCAAGGATACGACATAGAAGTGGGAGCTGGCACTATGAACCCAGCTACTTTTTTAAGGGTGCTTGGCAAAAAACCCTTCAGCGGGGCTTACGTAGAACCATCCAGAAGACCAAAAGATGGAAGATACGGGGAAAACCCAAACAGGCTTCAGCATTATTTTCAATTTCAGGTGATACTAAAACCTGCCAAAGAAGACTCTCAAGAGCTCTATCTTAAAAGCTTAGAAACCCTTGGTATAGATCAAAACCTTCACGATATTAGATTTGTGGAAGATGACTGGGAAAGCCCTACACTTGGGGCTTGGGGGCTTGGTTGGGAAGTGTGGTTAGATGGGATGGAGATAACACAGTTTACATACTTCCAACAAGCAGGGGATATAGATTTAGATCTTATAGCCTGTGAAATCACCTACGGGCTTGAACGTATTGCTATGTATCTTCAAAATGTTGACAACGTATTTGATTTAAAATGGAACAAATATCTTACTTACAAAGATATATACTTTGAGTTTGAAAAAGAGTGGTCTATCTACAACTTTGAAAAATCAAACCAAGATAGACTTTTTAAGCTTTTTGAAATATATGAGCAAGAAGCAAAATCTCTTATAGAAGAAAAACTCGTTTACCCAGCTTATGATTACATATTAAAATGCTCTCATACATTCAATCTTCTTGATGCAAGAGGTGCTATATCTGTCCAAGAAAGAACAAACTACATAAAACGCATAAAACAAATGGCTTCTTTAGTGGCTTCTTTATACATAGAAAAGGAGAATAGCCTATGA
- a CDS encoding nucleotidyltransferase domain-containing protein: MAFKIKTIEDLKEFLKDYFKDKNVKIYLFGSRAYGNNSDFSDVDIAIDTEEDITEYLTLLRYIIEESTLPYKVDFVDLKMAPHLKPIVYKKGQRWL; the protein is encoded by the coding sequence ATGGCTTTTAAGATAAAAACTATAGAAGATTTAAAAGAGTTTTTAAAAGATTATTTCAAAGATAAGAATGTAAAAATTTATCTGTTTGGTTCTAGGGCTTATGGAAACAATTCAGATTTTTCCGATGTTGATATAGCTATTGACACAGAAGAGGATATAACAGAGTATTTGACTTTGTTAAGATATATAATAGAAGAAAGCACGCTTCCTTACAAGGTGGATTTTGTGGATTTAAAGATGGCACCTCATCTTAAACCTATAGTTTACAAAAAAGGACAAAGATGGCTTTAG
- a CDS encoding HI0074 family nucleotidyltransferase substrate-binding subunit gives MALDRLLSDLKNAFSRLKESYDKTINSQNTADYSFFRDSTIQRLEVTIEILWKTVKEFLKLKEGIECRSPKSCIRDFFGSGYLSSQDVVTLLEAIDDRNLTSHTYHEEVADKIFQNIKKYLPVIKSVINEIEKNI, from the coding sequence ATGGCTTTAGATAGATTGTTGTCAGATTTAAAAAATGCGTTTTCAAGGTTAAAAGAGTCCTACGATAAAACTATAAACTCTCAAAATACCGCCGATTATTCGTTTTTCAGAGATTCTACTATACAGCGGCTTGAGGTTACCATAGAGATTTTATGGAAAACTGTTAAAGAGTTTTTAAAATTAAAAGAAGGAATAGAATGCAGATCTCCAAAATCTTGTATAAGAGATTTTTTCGGGTCTGGCTATCTAAGTTCTCAGGATGTTGTTACACTTTTAGAGGCAATAGACGATCGAAATCTTACATCTCACACTTATCACGAAGAGGTTGCCGATAAGATTTTTCAAAATATTAAGAAATATCTACCTGTTATCAAAAGCGTAATAAATGAGATAGAAAAGAATATTTAA
- a CDS encoding folylpolyglutamate synthase/dihydrofolate synthase family protein — translation MKLWDLYEGKDYKINPTLDRILKARDYVGNPEKHYKSVIVGGTNGKGSTCAFLNYLLIEHGLNTGWFVSPHLVRENERLRVNNIHIKDEELEYYVKSLKPVFEKFELTYFEAITLIGLLYFKDKNVDIVVWEVGMGGRWDGTRASSPFIGVLTNIGKDHMKWLGNTVDKIAAEKLEIANGTKALLIGNNRYPLYPMATEKAKEQNTKLFAAGEDFEYKGYVDKHSTYIEEFNFLDFNMKSLKLGLWGKHQIDNGALALASFLSIPTVEALFKPKEELIKRALEKTYWEGRMEIIREKPLIMIDGAHNVSALVRIIKDIKEHFDIRLVMGSLKDKEWQKELDILRAYFDEITFVPIHYKRAEDIDNMLNYAKSIGFKTHTLEDAKDILNLKDDVFVFGSLYLLGELKRALEKS, via the coding sequence ATGAAACTCTGGGACCTTTATGAGGGCAAAGACTACAAGATAAACCCCACTTTAGATAGAATACTAAAAGCAAGAGACTACGTAGGAAACCCAGAAAAACACTATAAATCTGTAATAGTGGGCGGTACCAACGGCAAAGGCTCTACCTGCGCTTTTTTAAATTATCTTCTGATAGAGCATGGCCTTAACACCGGATGGTTTGTATCTCCTCATCTTGTTAGAGAAAACGAAAGATTAAGAGTAAACAACATTCATATAAAAGATGAAGAGTTAGAATACTATGTCAAAAGCCTAAAACCTGTATTTGAAAAATTTGAGCTAACTTACTTTGAAGCTATAACTCTGATAGGGCTTTTATACTTTAAAGACAAAAATGTAGATATAGTAGTATGGGAAGTAGGAATGGGCGGAAGATGGGACGGCACCAGAGCCTCTTCACCTTTTATTGGGGTTTTAACAAACATAGGAAAAGACCATATGAAATGGCTTGGCAACACTGTAGATAAAATAGCAGCAGAAAAGCTTGAAATAGCAAACGGCACAAAAGCACTTCTAATAGGAAACAACAGATACCCACTATACCCAATGGCAACAGAAAAAGCAAAAGAGCAAAACACAAAGCTTTTTGCAGCAGGGGAGGATTTTGAATACAAAGGTTATGTAGATAAGCATAGCACTTATATAGAAGAGTTTAATTTTTTAGATTTTAACATGAAAAGCCTAAAACTTGGGCTTTGGGGCAAACATCAAATAGACAACGGAGCTTTGGCATTGGCATCGTTTCTTAGTATACCTACGGTAGAAGCTCTATTTAAACCAAAAGAAGAGCTTATAAAAAGGGCGTTAGAAAAAACCTATTGGGAAGGGCGTATGGAGATTATAAGAGAAAAACCCCTTATAATGATAGATGGAGCTCACAACGTAAGCGCTTTGGTAAGGATAATAAAAGATATAAAAGAGCATTTTGATATAAGGCTTGTGATGGGAAGTTTAAAAGACAAAGAATGGCAAAAAGAGTTAGATATACTAAGGGCTTACTTTGATGAGATTACGTTTGTACCCATTCACTACAAAAGAGCAGAAGATATAGATAATATGCTAAATTATGCAAAAAGTATAGGTTTTAAAACCCATACTTTAGAAGACGCAAAAGATATTTTAAATCTAAAAGATGATGTATTTGTCTTTGGTTCTTTGTATCTTCTTGGTGAGTTAAAAAGAGCTTTGGAAAAATCATAA
- a CDS encoding HD domain-containing protein, with the protein MSDIIEIFGKKHTAHGLNFYLTHFDLLAKCLDRDHYAFLVGGYVRDRIIGKPIDKSVDVDIITTQEPITVANRFKELLFQTYNIKADVFEFEKKEPWIKRNKIATIVFNEGSFKYRFDIAILESGGLKSFFGLRPGPEEWEKILEKDLKDRDFTCNAIAVNLDDVLSVGAQQTILFDPTGGIKDLENGLVRAISYENLKKDPIRLLRGVRIANELEFELEEGFINFLKENHTLIKTSAKERIAVELFKLLKLKKSYKGMELLFETNAIYSIIPYLEDIKKVSNQGHHHIYPLDKHTLKVYEYADKILENEDVNFDKELLYFIKSQIAAYQFLGDFGTKEAIKLSALLHDIGKPHTMKIDEKGNITFYEHDKVGEELTAKISNELTFGEDLSRFLKKMVRMHLRIFYLRESLEHLTPRAYGKLLREVEDDIYPLMILTIADALGSKDDEPTMKALEKTIKNIIEFKLKNVPKRIEPLLSGKDIMNILNIPEGPTVGLLKNKLLDLQYEGAIKTKEEAIEWLKKEGEHINI; encoded by the coding sequence ATGAGTGATATAATAGAGATTTTTGGCAAAAAACATACCGCCCACGGATTAAATTTTTACCTCACGCACTTTGACCTTTTAGCAAAATGCCTTGATAGAGACCACTACGCTTTCTTGGTGGGAGGATACGTAAGAGATAGAATAATAGGAAAACCAATAGACAAAAGTGTAGATGTGGATATTATAACCACTCAAGAACCAATAACTGTTGCAAACCGTTTTAAAGAACTTCTTTTCCAAACATACAACATAAAAGCCGATGTATTTGAGTTTGAAAAAAAAGAGCCTTGGATAAAAAGAAACAAAATAGCCACTATAGTATTTAACGAAGGAAGTTTCAAATATAGATTTGATATAGCAATATTAGAAAGTGGTGGATTAAAAAGTTTTTTTGGTCTAAGACCAGGCCCTGAAGAGTGGGAGAAGATCCTTGAAAAAGATTTAAAAGATAGAGATTTTACCTGCAACGCAATAGCTGTAAACTTAGATGATGTGCTATCTGTGGGGGCTCAGCAAACTATTCTTTTTGATCCAACCGGTGGTATAAAAGACTTAGAAAATGGACTTGTAAGAGCAATATCTTATGAAAATCTCAAAAAAGACCCTATAAGGCTTTTAAGGGGAGTAAGGATAGCAAACGAGCTTGAGTTTGAGTTAGAAGAGGGTTTTATAAATTTCTTAAAAGAAAACCATACACTTATAAAAACCAGTGCAAAAGAAAGGATAGCAGTAGAGCTTTTTAAGCTTTTAAAATTAAAAAAATCCTACAAGGGAATGGAGCTTCTTTTTGAGACAAATGCCATTTACAGCATAATACCATATTTAGAGGATATAAAAAAAGTTTCAAATCAAGGGCATCATCACATATACCCCCTTGATAAACATACGTTAAAAGTCTATGAGTATGCGGATAAAATCCTTGAAAATGAGGATGTAAACTTTGACAAAGAGCTTTTATATTTTATAAAAAGCCAAATAGCAGCCTATCAATTTTTAGGGGATTTTGGCACAAAAGAGGCTATAAAACTAAGCGCTTTACTACACGACATAGGAAAGCCTCACACCATGAAAATAGATGAAAAAGGTAACATCACCTTTTACGAGCATGACAAAGTAGGAGAAGAACTAACAGCAAAAATATCTAATGAGCTTACCTTTGGAGAAGATCTTTCAAGGTTTTTAAAAAAAATGGTAAGAATGCACCTTAGGATATTTTATCTAAGGGAATCTTTGGAGCATCTCACACCAAGAGCCTATGGAAAGCTCTTAAGAGAAGTAGAAGATGATATATACCCTCTTATGATACTAACTATAGCAGATGCCTTGGGATCTAAAGACGATGAGCCCACTATGAAAGCTTTAGAAAAAACCATAAAAAATATAATAGAATTTAAATTAAAAAATGTACCAAAGCGTATAGAACCACTTCTTAGTGGAAAAGATATAATGAATATACTAAATATACCAGAGGGGCCTACCGTTGGGCTTTTAAAAAATAAACTATTAGACCTTCAATACGAAGGTGCAATAAAGACAAAAGAAGAAGCGATAGAATGGCTTAAAAAAGAAGGTGAACATATAAATATATGA
- a CDS encoding CDP-alcohol phosphatidyltransferase family protein encodes MANFITTLRIFCGIVAFYFIISSHYFIALITFSIGAISDWFDGSIARNNNAITEFGKVYDPFADKILVLTAVMGLLYKHMLNPYAATFLMIRELTVSFLRSIAKNKDKGAILSGKIKAFFEMFSIIVILLGEVKFGNMLFDISLIFAYISLYGYLKRWFYE; translated from the coding sequence ATGGCAAATTTTATAACTACTCTTAGAATATTTTGTGGCATAGTGGCCTTTTACTTTATAATATCTTCTCACTACTTTATAGCTCTTATAACATTTAGTATAGGAGCAATATCGGATTGGTTTGATGGCTCTATTGCAAGAAACAACAACGCTATCACAGAGTTTGGAAAAGTGTATGACCCTTTTGCAGATAAAATCTTAGTTTTAACAGCGGTTATGGGGCTTTTATACAAACATATGTTAAACCCCTATGCAGCTACGTTTTTGATGATAAGAGAACTAACGGTGTCTTTTCTAAGAAGCATAGCAAAGAATAAAGACAAAGGGGCTATTTTAAGTGGAAAAATAAAGGCGTTTTTTGAGATGTTTAGTATCATTGTAATACTTCTTGGTGAGGTAAAATTTGGTAATATGCTTTTCGATATAAGCCTTATTTTTGCATATATTTCTTTGTATGGTTATTTAAAAAGATGGTTTTATGAGTGA